A part of Rattus norvegicus strain BN/NHsdMcwi chromosome 4, GRCr8, whole genome shotgun sequence genomic DNA contains:
- the Clec2h gene encoding C-type lectin domain family 2 member E isoform X3: MKLVHFWNCHIGSKMSAVKIEEASVDKLKIHLTATACLQEEDKACDLQIHYNTKRETELRRSRNLLSANHVKCVVSGKVLQGKLLRSISPESRVKLHCCYGVVIVVLTVAVVALSVALSVRNKIPVMENCEPCSATCPSGWIGFGSKCFYFSEDVGNWTFSQSSCMALDSHLALFDSLEELIFLKRYKGPSDHWIGLHRASTKHPWIWADDTEYSNLVLIRGGGQCGFLSDNGISSGRDYTHRKWICNKSSSYTSQYPLFVNPS; encoded by the exons ATGAAGTTGGTGCATTTTTGGAATTGTCATATCGG TTCAAAAATGAGTGCTGTAAAGATTGAAGAAGCTTCCGTGGACAAGCTGAAGATACACCTCACTGCTACTGCCTGCCTGCAGGAGGAAGATAAAG CTTGTGATTTGCAGATCCACTACAACACGAAGAGGGAGACAGAATTGAGGAGGAGCCGGAATCTTCTTTCAGCAAATCATGTGAAATGTGTGGTTTCTG GTAAAGTACTCCAAGGAAAACTTCTCAGAAGCATCTCCCCTGAGTCTCGTGTTAAGCTTCACTGCTGCTATGGAGTAGTGATCGTGGTCCTCACTGTAGCTGTAGTTgctctttctgttgctttgtcaG TGAGAAACAAAATTCCAGTCATGGAGAACTGTGAACCTTGCTCTGCCACATGCCCAAGTGGCTGGATTGGATTTGGAagtaaatgcttttatttttctgaagatGTGGGAAACTGGACATTCAGCCAGTCCTCGTGCATGGCACTAGATTCCCATCTAGCTCTGTTTGACAGCCTGGAGGAGCTG ATTTTTCTGAAGAGATACAAGGGACCTTCTGACCACTGGATCGGCCTGCATAGAGCGTCAACAAAGCACCCTTGGATATGGGCAGATGACACTGAGTATAGCAACTT GGTTCTCATCCGAGGAGGAGGACAATGTGGCTTCCTGAGTGACAATGGGATCAGCAGTGGCAGGGACTATACACATAGGAAGTGGATTTGTAACAAGTCCAGCAGCTACACCTCACAGTACCCACTATTTGTAAATCCAAGCTAG
- the Clec2h gene encoding C-type lectin domain family 2 member H isoform X1, with amino-acid sequence MSNLLLNSVLPLSSKMSAVKIEEASVDKLKIHLTATACLQEEDKGKLSRSTAKEFILDPGACDLQIHYNTKRETELRRSRNLLSANHVKCVVSGKVLQGKLLRSISPESRVKLHCCYGVVIVVLTVAVVALSVALSVRNKIPVMENCEPCSATCPSGWIGFGSKCFYFSEDVGNWTFSQSSCMALDSHLALFDSLEELIFLKRYKGPSDHWIGLHRASTKHPWIWADDTEYSNLVLIRGGGQCGFLSDNGISSGRDYTHRKWICNKSSSYTSQYPLFVNPS; translated from the exons ATGTCAAATCTCCTCCTGAATTCCGTTCTTCCTCTCAGTTCAAAAATGAGTGCTGTAAAGATTGAAGAAGCTTCCGTGGACAAGCTGAAGATACACCTCACTGCTACTGCCTGCCTGCAGGAGGAAGATAAAG GAAAGCTTTCAAGGAGCACAGCTAAAGAATTTATCCTTGATCCTGGAGCTTGTGATTTGCAGATCCACTACAACACGAAGAGGGAGACAGAATTGAGGAGGAGCCGGAATCTTCTTTCAGCAAATCATGTGAAATGTGTGGTTTCTG GTAAAGTACTCCAAGGAAAACTTCTCAGAAGCATCTCCCCTGAGTCTCGTGTTAAGCTTCACTGCTGCTATGGAGTAGTGATCGTGGTCCTCACTGTAGCTGTAGTTgctctttctgttgctttgtcaG TGAGAAACAAAATTCCAGTCATGGAGAACTGTGAACCTTGCTCTGCCACATGCCCAAGTGGCTGGATTGGATTTGGAagtaaatgcttttatttttctgaagatGTGGGAAACTGGACATTCAGCCAGTCCTCGTGCATGGCACTAGATTCCCATCTAGCTCTGTTTGACAGCCTGGAGGAGCTG ATTTTTCTGAAGAGATACAAGGGACCTTCTGACCACTGGATCGGCCTGCATAGAGCGTCAACAAAGCACCCTTGGATATGGGCAGATGACACTGAGTATAGCAACTT GGTTCTCATCCGAGGAGGAGGACAATGTGGCTTCCTGAGTGACAATGGGATCAGCAGTGGCAGGGACTATACACATAGGAAGTGGATTTGTAACAAGTCCAGCAGCTACACCTCACAGTACCCACTATTTGTAAATCCAAGCTAG
- the Clec2h gene encoding C-type lectin domain family 2 member E isoform X2 — protein MSNLLLNSVLPLSSKMSAVKIEEASVDKLKIHLTATACLQEEDKACDLQIHYNTKRETELRRSRNLLSANHVKCVVSGKVLQGKLLRSISPESRVKLHCCYGVVIVVLTVAVVALSVALSVRNKIPVMENCEPCSATCPSGWIGFGSKCFYFSEDVGNWTFSQSSCMALDSHLALFDSLEELIFLKRYKGPSDHWIGLHRASTKHPWIWADDTEYSNLVLIRGGGQCGFLSDNGISSGRDYTHRKWICNKSSSYTSQYPLFVNPS, from the exons ATGTCAAATCTCCTCCTGAATTCCGTTCTTCCTCTCAGTTCAAAAATGAGTGCTGTAAAGATTGAAGAAGCTTCCGTGGACAAGCTGAAGATACACCTCACTGCTACTGCCTGCCTGCAGGAGGAAGATAAAG CTTGTGATTTGCAGATCCACTACAACACGAAGAGGGAGACAGAATTGAGGAGGAGCCGGAATCTTCTTTCAGCAAATCATGTGAAATGTGTGGTTTCTG GTAAAGTACTCCAAGGAAAACTTCTCAGAAGCATCTCCCCTGAGTCTCGTGTTAAGCTTCACTGCTGCTATGGAGTAGTGATCGTGGTCCTCACTGTAGCTGTAGTTgctctttctgttgctttgtcaG TGAGAAACAAAATTCCAGTCATGGAGAACTGTGAACCTTGCTCTGCCACATGCCCAAGTGGCTGGATTGGATTTGGAagtaaatgcttttatttttctgaagatGTGGGAAACTGGACATTCAGCCAGTCCTCGTGCATGGCACTAGATTCCCATCTAGCTCTGTTTGACAGCCTGGAGGAGCTG ATTTTTCTGAAGAGATACAAGGGACCTTCTGACCACTGGATCGGCCTGCATAGAGCGTCAACAAAGCACCCTTGGATATGGGCAGATGACACTGAGTATAGCAACTT GGTTCTCATCCGAGGAGGAGGACAATGTGGCTTCCTGAGTGACAATGGGATCAGCAGTGGCAGGGACTATACACATAGGAAGTGGATTTGTAACAAGTCCAGCAGCTACACCTCACAGTACCCACTATTTGTAAATCCAAGCTAG